The following are encoded together in the Primulina tabacum isolate GXHZ01 chromosome 18, ASM2559414v2, whole genome shotgun sequence genome:
- the LOC142532252 gene encoding uncharacterized protein LOC142532252, with the protein MQADLAAKDDDMWYVITNRPMKIMKDNTAVALTDGAPHRIEKPCDERTTEDKRKSILNNIAKHILYKTLEKNTFNKIKMSKSVKKIWEKLVQCEGNKPNKENKLSIVVQKFVNIKMKVVKSMNKFYERVSSIVNELNVLEKVYSNKEVSLNVMSGFPKEWDVKTMAILESKHLNKVELHDLFADLKVYGML; encoded by the coding sequence ATGCAGGCTGATCTAGCTGcaaaagatgatgatatgtggtacgtcataACTAACAGACCAATGAAAATAATGAAGGATAATACTGCAGTTGCTCTAACTGATGGAGCACCTCATCGCATTGAGAAGCCATGCGATGAaaggacaactgaagacaaaaggAAATCAATTCTAAACAATATTGCCAAACACATACTTTATAAAACACTTGAAAAGAACactttcaacaaaataaaaatgtccAAATCTGTCAAAAAAATTTGGGAGAAACTTGTCCAGTGTGAAGGAAATAAGCCAAACAAAGAGAACAAACTCTCAATTGTCGTGCAAAAATTcgttaacatcaaaatgaaggttGTCAAGTCAATGAACAAATTTTATGAACGAGTGAGCAGCATCGTGAATGAACTGAATGTACTAGaaaaagtgtattcaaacaaagaagttTCTCTAAATGTGATGAGTGGCTTTCCCAAAGAGTGGGATGTTAAAACTATGGCCATACTAGAATCAAAACATCTTAACAAAGTGGAGCTACATGATTTGTTTGCAGACCTGAAAGTATATGGGATGCTTTGA